In Uranotaenia lowii strain MFRU-FL chromosome 2, ASM2978415v1, whole genome shotgun sequence, one genomic interval encodes:
- the LOC129744051 gene encoding Krueppel homolog 1 isoform X2 translates to MVYYTTGLPLLMQQAESNGSSQVCFPNDQVPQQQQQIAYQQQQQQQQQQHQVVNLSNSVASSSAQLNGYSGTSFQQPPSQSTVAATGKFRCDICNINFGSKSAQTSHMKSHTKQQQQQIDSKVAAMKGANSAGTGQQMPADPYQCDVCKKTFAVPARLVRHYRTHTGERPFECEFCHKMFSVKENLQVHRRIHTKERPYKCDICGRAFEHSGKLHRHMRIHTGERPHKCTVCGKTFIQSGQLVIHMRTHTGEKPYKCPVEGCGKGFTCSKQLKVHSRTHTGEKPYHCDICFRDFGYNHVLKLHRVQHYGAKCYKCTICDETFKSKKEMEAHIKGHADELPDDDETDSKLSVAASTSSSTSSSSSSRSNSLEYASSSASTPPSTESVLTEEPMVLEEDIPPPRIEFREHSEGVNPPEGVHYYSQFEKSVLRQYGVQSGVNPALLAAASIAAAASASGLDSKDLPTMCNNASPSPPPLIYQNSTIQHQQEYMSTGTGRLTPSSSSGSIQSEPMDMHREVKHSHLLHQQQHQQLQQLDQQQHHQQSPPPALNGGTFMYEPFPIMKHHGYFAPASQSSDFRSSSDIVRQVEAALSGTENLLTPPRSSPESPDRSSSPESDSAILMSDRDNNTLPPRKRKLYFKDQHQQVQQQQQHHLEPEQSDVTDLSPDHRRNSASSPPVPAVRMSSVIQFARAS, encoded by the exons ATGGTTTACTACACCACGGGACTGCCGCTGCTCATGCAGCAGGCAGAAAGCAACGGTTCAAGCCAAGTCTGCTTTCCCAACGACCAAGTCccacagcaacagcaacaaattgcgtatcagcagcaacaacaacagcaacagcaacaacaccaAGTAGTTAATTTGAGTAACAGTGTTGCCAGTTCATCGGCGCAGCTGAACGGTTACAGCGGAACAAGTTTTCAGCAACCGCCGTCACAATCGACGGTTGCGGCCACCGGAAAATTCCGGTGCGATATCTGTAACATTAACTTCGGTAGCAAAAGTGCCCAGACAAGTCACATGAAGTCGCACAccaagcagcaacagcaacagatCGACAGCAAGGTAGCCGCCATGAAGGGAGCAAATAGTGCGGGAACCGGCCAACAGATGCCGGCCGATCCGTACCAGTGCGATGTGTGCAAGAAGACGTTTGCCGTGCCGGCGCGGCTCGTCCGGCACTATCGAACGCACACTGGAGAGCGGCCCTTCGAATGCGAATTCTGCCACAAGATGTTTAGCGTTAAGGAAAATCTGCAGGTTCACAGGCGGATTCACACCAAGGAGCGGCCCTACAAGTGCGACATCTGTGGCCGGGCGTTCGAACACAGCGGCAAGTTGCACCGGCACATGCGCATCCACACCGGTGAACGACCCCACAAGTGCACCGTTTGCGGCAAAACGTTCATCCAGTCCGGCCAGCTAGTTATTCACATGCGAACGCATACAG GTGAAAAACCCTACAAATGTCCGGTTGAAGGATGCGGAAAGGGTTTCACCTGCTCGAAACAGCTGAAGGTTCACTCGAGGACCCACACCGGAGAGAAGCCGTACCATTGTGATATTTGCTTCCGAGATTTCGGATACAACCACGTATTAAAGTTGCACCGGGTGCAGCACTACGGAGCCAAGTGCTACAAGTGCACGATCTGCGATGAAACCTTTAAAAGCAAAAAGGAGATGGAAGCCCACATCAAGGGCCACGCGGACGAACTTCCGGACGACGACGAGACTGATAGCAAACTAAGCGTAGCTGCGTCCACCAGTAgcagcaccagcagcagcagtagcagtcGAAGCAACAGCCTCGAATACGCTTCCAGTTCCGCCAGCACTCCTCCCTCGACCGAGAGTGTACTGACTGAAGAGCCGATGGTCCTCGAAGAAGATATTCCTCCGCCACGGATAGAATTCCGGGAGCACAGCGAAGGCGTGAATCCTCCGGAAGGCGTCCACTACTATTCGCAGTTTGAGAAGTCGGTACTGCGGCAATACGGAGTCCAGTCCGGTGTTAATCCAGCCCTCTTAGCAGCGGCATCTATCGCCGCTGCTGCTTCGGCCTCCGGTTTAGACTCGAAGGATCTTCCAACAATGTGTAATAATGCTAGTCCATCTCCACCGCCACTGATCTACCAAAATTCAACCATTCAACACCAACAAGAATACATGAGCACGGGAACAGGTCGATTGACGCCCAGCTCCAGCTCCGGATCGATACAGAGCGAGCCGATGGATATGCATCGGGAGGTTAAACACTCGCATTTGTTGCACCAGCAGCAACATCAACAGTTGCAGCAGCTGGaccagcagcagcatcatcaaCAGTCACCGCCGCCGGCTCTCAATGGAGGCACATTCATGTATGAACCGTTCCCGATCATGAAACATCACGGGTACTTTGCACCCGCCTCGCAAAGTAGTGATTTCAG ATCCTCGAGTGACATCGTCCGCCAGGTAGAGGCCGCCTTATCCGGAACGGAGAACCTGCTAACGCCACCCCGCTCGTCTCCGGAATCTCCGGACCGATCGTCTTCGCCCGAATCCGACTCAGCTATTCTGATGTCCGATCGTGACAACAACACCCTGCCACCCCGCAAACGAAAGCTCTACTTCAAGGATCAACATCAGCAAgtgcagcaacaacagcagcaccACCTGGAACCGGAACAATCGGACGTTACTGACCTGTCTCCGGACCATCGACGGAATTCGGCTTCTTCGCCTCCGGTTCCCGCAGTCCGGATGAGTTCCGTGATCCAGTTTGCGCGGGCCTCTTAG
- the LOC129744051 gene encoding Krueppel homolog 1 isoform X1 — protein sequence MDLWNKQQDWIKTILTKSGTEIKQVPAAEDLRKMVYYTTGLPLLMQQAESNGSSQVCFPNDQVPQQQQQIAYQQQQQQQQQQHQVVNLSNSVASSSAQLNGYSGTSFQQPPSQSTVAATGKFRCDICNINFGSKSAQTSHMKSHTKQQQQQIDSKVAAMKGANSAGTGQQMPADPYQCDVCKKTFAVPARLVRHYRTHTGERPFECEFCHKMFSVKENLQVHRRIHTKERPYKCDICGRAFEHSGKLHRHMRIHTGERPHKCTVCGKTFIQSGQLVIHMRTHTGEKPYKCPVEGCGKGFTCSKQLKVHSRTHTGEKPYHCDICFRDFGYNHVLKLHRVQHYGAKCYKCTICDETFKSKKEMEAHIKGHADELPDDDETDSKLSVAASTSSSTSSSSSSRSNSLEYASSSASTPPSTESVLTEEPMVLEEDIPPPRIEFREHSEGVNPPEGVHYYSQFEKSVLRQYGVQSGVNPALLAAASIAAAASASGLDSKDLPTMCNNASPSPPPLIYQNSTIQHQQEYMSTGTGRLTPSSSSGSIQSEPMDMHREVKHSHLLHQQQHQQLQQLDQQQHHQQSPPPALNGGTFMYEPFPIMKHHGYFAPASQSSDFRSSSDIVRQVEAALSGTENLLTPPRSSPESPDRSSSPESDSAILMSDRDNNTLPPRKRKLYFKDQHQQVQQQQQHHLEPEQSDVTDLSPDHRRNSASSPPVPAVRMSSVIQFARAS from the exons ATCTACGTAAAATGGTTTACTACACCACGGGACTGCCGCTGCTCATGCAGCAGGCAGAAAGCAACGGTTCAAGCCAAGTCTGCTTTCCCAACGACCAAGTCccacagcaacagcaacaaattgcgtatcagcagcaacaacaacagcaacagcaacaacaccaAGTAGTTAATTTGAGTAACAGTGTTGCCAGTTCATCGGCGCAGCTGAACGGTTACAGCGGAACAAGTTTTCAGCAACCGCCGTCACAATCGACGGTTGCGGCCACCGGAAAATTCCGGTGCGATATCTGTAACATTAACTTCGGTAGCAAAAGTGCCCAGACAAGTCACATGAAGTCGCACAccaagcagcaacagcaacagatCGACAGCAAGGTAGCCGCCATGAAGGGAGCAAATAGTGCGGGAACCGGCCAACAGATGCCGGCCGATCCGTACCAGTGCGATGTGTGCAAGAAGACGTTTGCCGTGCCGGCGCGGCTCGTCCGGCACTATCGAACGCACACTGGAGAGCGGCCCTTCGAATGCGAATTCTGCCACAAGATGTTTAGCGTTAAGGAAAATCTGCAGGTTCACAGGCGGATTCACACCAAGGAGCGGCCCTACAAGTGCGACATCTGTGGCCGGGCGTTCGAACACAGCGGCAAGTTGCACCGGCACATGCGCATCCACACCGGTGAACGACCCCACAAGTGCACCGTTTGCGGCAAAACGTTCATCCAGTCCGGCCAGCTAGTTATTCACATGCGAACGCATACAG GTGAAAAACCCTACAAATGTCCGGTTGAAGGATGCGGAAAGGGTTTCACCTGCTCGAAACAGCTGAAGGTTCACTCGAGGACCCACACCGGAGAGAAGCCGTACCATTGTGATATTTGCTTCCGAGATTTCGGATACAACCACGTATTAAAGTTGCACCGGGTGCAGCACTACGGAGCCAAGTGCTACAAGTGCACGATCTGCGATGAAACCTTTAAAAGCAAAAAGGAGATGGAAGCCCACATCAAGGGCCACGCGGACGAACTTCCGGACGACGACGAGACTGATAGCAAACTAAGCGTAGCTGCGTCCACCAGTAgcagcaccagcagcagcagtagcagtcGAAGCAACAGCCTCGAATACGCTTCCAGTTCCGCCAGCACTCCTCCCTCGACCGAGAGTGTACTGACTGAAGAGCCGATGGTCCTCGAAGAAGATATTCCTCCGCCACGGATAGAATTCCGGGAGCACAGCGAAGGCGTGAATCCTCCGGAAGGCGTCCACTACTATTCGCAGTTTGAGAAGTCGGTACTGCGGCAATACGGAGTCCAGTCCGGTGTTAATCCAGCCCTCTTAGCAGCGGCATCTATCGCCGCTGCTGCTTCGGCCTCCGGTTTAGACTCGAAGGATCTTCCAACAATGTGTAATAATGCTAGTCCATCTCCACCGCCACTGATCTACCAAAATTCAACCATTCAACACCAACAAGAATACATGAGCACGGGAACAGGTCGATTGACGCCCAGCTCCAGCTCCGGATCGATACAGAGCGAGCCGATGGATATGCATCGGGAGGTTAAACACTCGCATTTGTTGCACCAGCAGCAACATCAACAGTTGCAGCAGCTGGaccagcagcagcatcatcaaCAGTCACCGCCGCCGGCTCTCAATGGAGGCACATTCATGTATGAACCGTTCCCGATCATGAAACATCACGGGTACTTTGCACCCGCCTCGCAAAGTAGTGATTTCAG ATCCTCGAGTGACATCGTCCGCCAGGTAGAGGCCGCCTTATCCGGAACGGAGAACCTGCTAACGCCACCCCGCTCGTCTCCGGAATCTCCGGACCGATCGTCTTCGCCCGAATCCGACTCAGCTATTCTGATGTCCGATCGTGACAACAACACCCTGCCACCCCGCAAACGAAAGCTCTACTTCAAGGATCAACATCAGCAAgtgcagcaacaacagcagcaccACCTGGAACCGGAACAATCGGACGTTACTGACCTGTCTCCGGACCATCGACGGAATTCGGCTTCTTCGCCTCCGGTTCCCGCAGTCCGGATGAGTTCCGTGATCCAGTTTGCGCGGGCCTCTTAG